The following coding sequences are from one Alosa alosa isolate M-15738 ecotype Scorff River chromosome 13, AALO_Geno_1.1, whole genome shotgun sequence window:
- the stx17 gene encoding syntaxin-17 isoform X1, which yields MTEGTGKLPLRRLEPPIHKFTKVAIPTDLQRLQQHQHNIEKFQRCRQWDRLHQEHINSSRTVQQLRSNLREMEKLCERVRAEDAAALDKLVQPIKEQASAAAQDFLRLHSEAVNHPLPSQPTASHTQHDPSCGDDYMATSLGVTQMQLPPIPLEQNAAESWDTLEEDLQELSGLVNEFALLVHSQQEKIDSIEENVSVAASNVEEGARSLGKAASSGLAVLPVCGALMGGVLGGPLGLLAGFKLVGVASAIGGGILGFAGGNLIQKRKRKRVDVQLQQLKNTHDD from the exons ATGACGGAGGGAACTGGCAAACTGCCGCTCAGGCGCCTGGAACCGCCCATCCATAAGTTTACCAAAGTGGCTATTCCTACCGATCTGCAGAGACTTCAGCAACATCAACACAATATAGAAAAG TTTCAGAGATGTCGACAATGGGACAGACTCCACCAGGAACACATCAACTCCAGCCGCACTGTGCAG cAACTGCGCTCTAACCTGCGGGAGATGGAGAAGCTGTGTGAGCGTGTCCGGGCCGAGGATGCCGCTGCACTGGACAAACTGGTCCAGCCAATCAAAGAGCAGGCATCAGCCGCAGCCCAGGACTTCCTGCGTCTCCATTCAGAGGCTGTCAATCACCCGCTGCCATCACAGCCaaccgcctcacacacacagcatgaccCATCctgtg GTGATGACTATATGGCCACCTCACTGGGTGTCACACAGATGCAGCTGCCACCAATTCCACTGGAGCAGAATGCTGCGGAGAGCTGGGACACTCTGGAGGag GATTTGCAGGAGCTAAGTGGTTTGGTCAATGAATTTGCCTTACTTGTTCAT tcacagcAGGAGAAGATTGACAGCATTGAGGAGAACGTTAGCGTGGCGGCGAGCAACGTGGAGGAGGGGGCGCGCAGCCTCGGGaag GCTGCTAGCTCGGGATTGGCCGTGCTGCCAGTGTGCGGAGCTCTGATGGGCGGGGTTTTGGGTGGACCCCTCGGTTTGTTGGCAGGATTTAAATTGGTGGGTGTGGCCTCTGCAATAGGTGGTGGGATTCTTGGATTTGCTGGCGGCAACCTCATCCAAAAACGCAAACGCAAGCGTGTGGATGTCCAACTCCAGCAGCTGAAGAACACACACGATGATTAA
- the stx17 gene encoding syntaxin-17 isoform X2: MEQLEVFSGVEMADASVSLKKSSLVFQRCRQWDRLHQEHINSSRTVQQLRSNLREMEKLCERVRAEDAAALDKLVQPIKEQASAAAQDFLRLHSEAVNHPLPSQPTASHTQHDPSCGDDYMATSLGVTQMQLPPIPLEQNAAESWDTLEEDLQELSGLVNEFALLVHSQQEKIDSIEENVSVAASNVEEGARSLGKAASSGLAVLPVCGALMGGVLGGPLGLLAGFKLVGVASAIGGGILGFAGGNLIQKRKRKRVDVQLQQLKNTHDD; encoded by the exons ATGGAACAACTGGAAGTTTTCAGTGGTGTTGAAATGGCAGATGCAAGTGTCAGTTTGAAGAAATCAAGTCTTGTG TTTCAGAGATGTCGACAATGGGACAGACTCCACCAGGAACACATCAACTCCAGCCGCACTGTGCAG cAACTGCGCTCTAACCTGCGGGAGATGGAGAAGCTGTGTGAGCGTGTCCGGGCCGAGGATGCCGCTGCACTGGACAAACTGGTCCAGCCAATCAAAGAGCAGGCATCAGCCGCAGCCCAGGACTTCCTGCGTCTCCATTCAGAGGCTGTCAATCACCCGCTGCCATCACAGCCaaccgcctcacacacacagcatgaccCATCctgtg GTGATGACTATATGGCCACCTCACTGGGTGTCACACAGATGCAGCTGCCACCAATTCCACTGGAGCAGAATGCTGCGGAGAGCTGGGACACTCTGGAGGag GATTTGCAGGAGCTAAGTGGTTTGGTCAATGAATTTGCCTTACTTGTTCAT tcacagcAGGAGAAGATTGACAGCATTGAGGAGAACGTTAGCGTGGCGGCGAGCAACGTGGAGGAGGGGGCGCGCAGCCTCGGGaag GCTGCTAGCTCGGGATTGGCCGTGCTGCCAGTGTGCGGAGCTCTGATGGGCGGGGTTTTGGGTGGACCCCTCGGTTTGTTGGCAGGATTTAAATTGGTGGGTGTGGCCTCTGCAATAGGTGGTGGGATTCTTGGATTTGCTGGCGGCAACCTCATCCAAAAACGCAAACGCAAGCGTGTGGATGTCCAACTCCAGCAGCTGAAGAACACACACGATGATTAA
- the erp44 gene encoding endoplasmic reticulum resident protein 44 — protein MKLTSIIPGLDLHYFTILLVVGLYSPVWGEITSLDAGNIDDTLNNAGVALVNFYADWCRFSQMLHPIFEEASNVVREEYPDSRDVVFARVDCDQHSDIAQRYRISKYPTLKLFRNGMMMKREYRGQRSVAAIADFIRQQKVQPIVEMKSLEELATIDRSKRTIVGYFEQKEAENYKSFEKVANILRDDCVFMAAFGEVSKPERFSGDNVIYKPMGENVPDMVYLGTLTNFDLTYAWAQDKCVPLVREITFENGEELTEEGIPFLILFHLKDDTESLEKFQHEVARQLISEKGSINFLHADCDKFRHPLLHIQKTPADCPVIAIDSFRHMYVFPEYSDVTIPGKLKQFVLDLHSGKLHREFHHGPDPTDSTPGQEENREVASNPPESSFQKLAPSETRYTLLRDRDEL, from the exons atgaAATTAACATCAATCATACCCGGTCTTGATCTCCACTACTTTACGATATTACTG GTAGTAGGCCTGTACAGTCCAGTGTGGGGAGAGATAACCAGTCTGGATGCCGGCAACATAGATGACACGCTCA ATAATGCCGGAGTGGCACTCGTTAACTTTTATGCGGACTG gtgtcGCTTCAGTCAGATGCTGCACCCCATCTTTGAAGAAGCATCAAACGTGGTTAGGGAGGAATACCCAGACAGCCGAGATGTGGTGTTTGCACGGGTGGACTGCGACCAGCACT CGGACATTGCCCAGCGGTATCGCATCAGTAAGTACCCGACACTAAAGCTCTTCCGGAATGGAATGATGATGAAGCGCGAGTaccggggtcagaggtcagtggCAGCCATCGCCGACTTCATCCGCCAGCAGAAGGTCCAGCCCATCGTAGAGATGAAGAGCCTAGAGGAACTCGCCACTATAGAC aggagtaaGCGCACCATCGTGGGCTACTTTGAGCAGAAGGAGGCCGAAAACTACAAGAGCTTTGAGAAAGTGGCCAATATCCTGCGAGATGACTGTGTGTTCATGGCTGCCTTTGG GGAGGTGTCTAAGCCAGAGCGCTTCAGCGGTGATAACGTGATCTACAAACCTATGGGGGAGAACGTTCCAGATATGGTGTACCTGGGCACGCTCACCAACTTCGACCTGACGTACGCCTGGGCCCAGGACAAGTGTGTCCCTCTGGTCCGAGAGATCACCTTTGAGAATGGAGAG gaaCTGACGGAGGAGGGCATTCCCTTTCTGATCCTCTTCCATCTGAAAGACGACACGGAGAGCCTGGAGAAGTTTCAGCACGAGGTTGCCCGGCAACTCATCAGTGAGAAGG GTTCCATTAACTTCCTGCACGCCGACTGCGATAAGTTCCGCCACCCTCTCCTCCATATCCAAAAGACGCCCGCAGACTGCCCCGTCATCGCCATTGACAGCTTTAGACACATGTATGTCTTCCCAGAGTACAGCGACGTCAC GATTCCAGGAAAGCTGAAACAGTTTGTGTTAGACCTTCACTCAGGAAAATTACATAGAGAGTTCCACCATGGGCCTGATCCTACAGACAGCACACCaggacag GAGGAGAACAGGGAGGTTGCAAGCAATCCTCCAGAGAGCTCTTTCCAGAAGCTGGCTCCCAGTGAAACGCGCTACACTCTCCTGAGAGACCGCGACGAGCTGTGA